A window from Micromonospora profundi encodes these proteins:
- a CDS encoding methylmalonyl-CoA mutase family protein — MTVPSETLPLASDFPAATREQWQRLALGVLRKAGLAGEDTPADAVEDLLAHSGYDDVTLAPLYAGDDPTPMPGPPGLFPYTRGARAAGAVTAGWDLRQRHADPDPKVTAEAVVADLENGATSLWLVLGDDGLPPAGLAAVLDGVYLDLAAVVLDAGAAAVEAVPEWFALLNQRQVPQAEVRGNLGVDPLGWLARTGQRWEGPADEWARTCAADFPGLRALTVDATAFHDAGASDAQELGCAVATGVAYLRDLTAAGLGVPAAFGQLEFRYAATADQFATIAKLRAARRLWARVAQVSGVPEHGAQRQHAVTSTAMMTARDPWVNMLRTTLACFAAGVGGADAVTVQPFDHCLGLPDGFARRIARNTQSLLLEEANVGRVIDPAGGSWYVERYTEELARAAWTWFTEIERAGGMAAALDSGLVADRLAATWQRRADNLAHRRDPLTGVSEFPDLGERVPARPPAPAPSGGGLPRRRYAQAYESLRDRADAHATATETRPAVFLATLGPEAAHNARAGFAANLFAAGGIATVRPPVGTDDPARLAAEFTASGARVACLCSTDRLYAQSAEAVAQALIDAGADRVWLAGKPADHSGVHGYLYAGCDAVAVLETTLDDLEVA, encoded by the coding sequence ATGACGGTGCCGTCAGAGACGCTTCCCCTCGCTTCCGATTTCCCTGCCGCCACGCGTGAGCAGTGGCAACGGTTGGCGCTGGGGGTGCTGCGCAAAGCCGGGCTCGCCGGTGAGGACACCCCGGCCGACGCGGTCGAGGATCTGCTGGCCCACAGCGGCTACGACGACGTGACGTTGGCGCCGCTGTACGCGGGCGACGATCCGACGCCGATGCCCGGGCCCCCGGGGCTGTTCCCGTACACCAGGGGCGCCCGGGCGGCCGGCGCGGTGACGGCCGGGTGGGACCTCCGGCAGCGGCACGCCGACCCGGACCCGAAGGTCACCGCCGAGGCTGTCGTCGCGGACCTGGAGAACGGCGCCACCTCCCTGTGGCTGGTGCTCGGCGACGACGGCCTGCCGCCGGCCGGGTTGGCGGCCGTGCTGGACGGTGTCTACCTGGACCTGGCCGCTGTCGTGCTGGACGCCGGGGCCGCCGCGGTCGAGGCGGTGCCGGAGTGGTTCGCGTTGCTGAACCAGCGGCAGGTGCCGCAAGCCGAGGTGCGCGGCAACCTCGGTGTGGACCCGCTCGGGTGGCTGGCGCGCACCGGGCAGCGGTGGGAAGGCCCGGCGGACGAGTGGGCCCGCACCTGCGCCGCCGATTTCCCGGGGCTGCGGGCGCTGACTGTCGACGCGACGGCATTCCACGACGCGGGTGCCTCCGACGCGCAGGAACTCGGCTGCGCCGTCGCGACGGGCGTCGCCTACCTGCGGGATCTCACCGCGGCCGGGCTGGGCGTGCCGGCCGCGTTCGGCCAGCTGGAGTTCCGGTACGCGGCCACCGCCGACCAGTTCGCCACGATCGCGAAGCTGCGGGCGGCCCGCCGGCTGTGGGCACGGGTGGCGCAGGTGAGCGGCGTGCCGGAGCACGGCGCGCAACGCCAGCACGCCGTCACCTCCACGGCCATGATGACCGCCCGCGATCCGTGGGTGAACATGCTGCGCACCACGCTTGCCTGCTTCGCCGCTGGCGTGGGTGGCGCGGACGCCGTGACAGTGCAGCCGTTCGACCACTGCCTGGGACTGCCGGACGGCTTCGCCCGCCGGATCGCCCGCAACACCCAGTCGCTGCTGCTGGAGGAGGCGAACGTCGGTCGGGTGATCGACCCGGCCGGCGGCTCGTGGTACGTCGAGCGGTACACCGAGGAACTGGCCAGGGCAGCCTGGACGTGGTTCACCGAGATCGAGCGGGCTGGCGGGATGGCTGCGGCGCTGGACAGCGGCCTGGTCGCCGACCGGCTGGCCGCGACCTGGCAGCGGCGGGCCGACAACCTGGCGCACCGCCGGGACCCGCTGACCGGGGTCAGCGAGTTTCCCGACCTGGGGGAGCGGGTGCCGGCCCGCCCGCCCGCGCCGGCCCCGTCGGGTGGCGGGTTGCCCCGACGCCGGTACGCGCAGGCGTACGAGTCGCTGCGGGACCGCGCCGACGCCCACGCGACCGCCACGGAAACGCGGCCCGCTGTCTTCCTCGCCACGCTGGGGCCGGAGGCCGCGCACAACGCCCGCGCCGGGTTCGCCGCGAACCTCTTCGCCGCCGGTGGGATCGCGACCGTCCGGCCGCCGGTCGGGACCGACGATCCGGCCCGTCTGGCCGCCGAGTTCACCGCCAGCGGCGCCCGCGTGGCCTGCCTGTGCTCCACCGACCGGCTGTACGCGCAGTCGGCGGAGGCGGTGGCGCAGGCGCTGATCGACGCGGGCGCGGACCGGGTGTGGCTCGCCGGCAAACCGGCCGACCATTCCGGCGTGCACGGCTACCTGTACGCGGGCTGCGACGCGGTCGCGGTGCTGGAGACGACGCTTGACGACCTGGAGGTGGCGTGA
- a CDS encoding sensor histidine kinase, whose translation MQGEDAGSTVRGPAGPERGHAVRQYLRERVRISVDALEHLVGGLGTSILALTAFLLLSVVALACVVGVGFVVVPSVLKVVRSAADRERARLSRWAFDLPMPPPVPTGLRAALRDPWVRRECAFVALHGTFGFVLGAVGLSLPLTAVQNFLFPLYFWMLPPDMGGPGFIYWRIDGLLDALVVALIGVGWLAVAVALGPRMADLQALPGRRLLAPPRDVDMSLRIAELTATRAGALDAHAVELRRIERSLHDGAQNRLVAVTVLLGAARRALARDPAQAAQVLDRAQDAAELALAELRTVVRGILPPVLDDRGLAGALHGLAAGSAVPCTVEVDLPGRCAASVEATAYFVVAEALTNVARHSGASAAAVTVGLTAGRLHLSVSDDGRGGADEGHGSGISGIRRRVEAHDGRFTLTSPPGGPTTIIVELPCGS comes from the coding sequence ATGCAGGGCGAAGACGCCGGTTCCACAGTGCGGGGGCCGGCCGGACCGGAGCGCGGGCACGCGGTGCGCCAATATCTCCGGGAGCGCGTACGGATATCTGTCGACGCTCTTGAGCACCTCGTCGGTGGCCTCGGTACGTCGATACTGGCGCTGACGGCGTTCCTGCTGTTGTCAGTGGTGGCGCTCGCGTGCGTGGTCGGCGTCGGCTTCGTGGTGGTCCCGTCGGTGTTGAAGGTCGTGCGGTCTGCCGCCGACCGGGAACGCGCCCGACTGTCGCGGTGGGCGTTCGACCTGCCCATGCCGCCGCCGGTTCCTACCGGACTGCGCGCCGCCTTGCGCGACCCGTGGGTGCGCCGCGAGTGCGCGTTCGTGGCCCTCCACGGCACGTTCGGGTTCGTACTGGGCGCTGTGGGGCTGTCGTTGCCGCTCACCGCCGTACAGAATTTCCTGTTCCCGCTCTACTTCTGGATGCTGCCGCCGGACATGGGCGGCCCCGGCTTCATCTACTGGCGCATCGACGGGCTGCTCGACGCGCTCGTCGTCGCGTTGATCGGCGTCGGCTGGCTCGCCGTGGCCGTCGCGCTCGGTCCGCGGATGGCCGACCTCCAGGCGCTGCCGGGGCGACGGTTGCTGGCGCCGCCGCGCGACGTCGACATGTCGCTGCGCATCGCCGAGCTGACCGCCACCCGCGCGGGAGCGCTCGACGCGCACGCGGTCGAGCTGCGCCGCATCGAGCGGTCCCTGCACGACGGAGCGCAGAACCGGTTGGTCGCGGTCACCGTGCTGCTCGGCGCGGCACGTCGCGCGCTTGCCCGTGACCCGGCGCAGGCGGCGCAGGTGCTGGACCGGGCGCAGGACGCCGCCGAGTTGGCGCTCGCGGAACTCCGTACCGTGGTGCGCGGGATCCTGCCGCCGGTGCTCGATGATCGTGGGCTCGCCGGTGCGCTGCACGGCCTGGCTGCCGGCTCCGCCGTGCCGTGCACCGTGGAGGTGGACCTGCCGGGCCGATGCGCCGCGTCGGTCGAGGCGACGGCGTACTTCGTGGTGGCGGAGGCGTTGACGAACGTCGCCCGGCACAGCGGTGCCAGCGCGGCGGCGGTCACCGTCGGACTTACTGCCGGCCGGCTGCACCTGTCGGTGTCCGACGATGGCCGTGGCGGTGCCGACGAGGGCCACGGCTCGGGTATCAGCGGCATCCGCCGGCGGGTCGAGGCTCACGACGGCCGGTTCACACTGACCAGCCCACCCGGTGGGCCGACAACGATAATCGTGGAGCTGCCGTGCGGATCGTGA
- a CDS encoding response regulator, whose product MRIVIAEDDALLREGLALLLRAEGLDVVATTDSPDTFLSAVDELRPDVAIVDVRMPPTHTDEGIVAAVEARRRHPDLAVLVLSAYVEQAFATDLLAEGAVRLGYLLKERVGRVEEFLGALHRVAGGGTAIDPEVVAQLFARSRSDSTLSRLSVRERDVLTLMAEGLGNTAIAERLFVTEGAVHKHIRSIFAKLGLAPDDRADRRVTAVLRYLKDTQRRM is encoded by the coding sequence GTGCGGATCGTGATCGCCGAGGACGACGCCCTGCTGCGGGAAGGGCTGGCCCTGCTGCTGCGGGCCGAAGGGCTCGACGTGGTCGCCACCACGGACTCACCGGACACGTTCCTGTCCGCTGTGGACGAACTCCGGCCCGACGTGGCGATCGTCGACGTCCGGATGCCGCCCACCCACACCGACGAGGGCATCGTGGCCGCCGTCGAGGCCCGACGCCGTCACCCCGACCTCGCGGTGCTCGTCCTTTCGGCGTACGTGGAGCAGGCGTTCGCCACCGACCTGCTCGCCGAGGGTGCGGTACGGCTCGGCTATCTGCTCAAGGAGCGGGTGGGCCGGGTCGAGGAGTTCCTGGGCGCGCTGCACCGCGTCGCCGGGGGCGGCACTGCCATCGACCCGGAGGTCGTCGCCCAACTGTTCGCCCGCAGCCGCTCCGACAGCACGCTGAGCCGGCTCAGCGTACGGGAACGTGACGTGCTCACCCTGATGGCGGAAGGGCTGGGCAACACGGCGATCGCGGAGCGGCTGTTCGTCACCGAAGGGGCAGTGCACAAGCACATCCGCAGCATTTTCGCCAAGCTCGGCCTCGCACCGGACGACCGCGCCGACCGGCGGGTGACGGCGGTCCTGCGGTATCTGAAGGACACTCAGCGCCGGATGTAG
- a CDS encoding ABC transporter ATP-binding protein has product MAVNVGRSAETAVRVGQLTRTYGTGPQAVTALAGVDAEFHRGTFTAVMGPSGSGKSTLLQTAAGLDRPTSGQVWIGAEELSRLSETKLTKLRRSRIGFVFQAFNLIGALNVEENILLPLRLSGVRPDPAWLEQVIGRVGLADRLHHRPAELSGGQQQRVAIARALATRPEVIFCDEPTGALDTQTASEVLSLLRSVVDETQQTVIMVTHDPVAASYADRVMVLADGRIVHDTPQPGAQRIAEQLALLGRRQLATQGS; this is encoded by the coding sequence ATGGCCGTCAACGTTGGACGATCCGCCGAGACGGCGGTCCGCGTCGGACAACTCACCCGCACCTACGGCACCGGCCCACAGGCGGTCACCGCGCTCGCCGGCGTCGACGCGGAGTTCCACCGCGGCACGTTCACGGCGGTGATGGGACCATCCGGTTCCGGCAAGAGCACCCTGTTGCAGACCGCTGCCGGCCTGGACCGGCCCACCTCCGGGCAGGTGTGGATCGGCGCCGAGGAATTGTCGCGGCTGTCGGAGACGAAATTGACGAAGCTGCGGCGCAGCCGGATCGGTTTCGTCTTCCAGGCTTTCAATCTGATCGGTGCGTTGAACGTCGAGGAGAACATCCTGCTGCCTCTTCGGCTGTCCGGCGTCCGTCCCGATCCCGCGTGGCTCGAGCAGGTGATCGGGCGGGTCGGGTTGGCCGACCGGTTGCACCACCGTCCGGCCGAGTTGTCAGGTGGGCAGCAGCAGCGGGTGGCGATCGCCCGGGCGCTGGCGACCCGCCCCGAGGTGATCTTCTGTGACGAGCCGACGGGTGCGTTGGACACGCAGACCGCGTCGGAGGTGCTGTCCCTGTTGCGGTCGGTTGTCGACGAGACACAGCAGACGGTGATCATGGTGACCCACGATCCGGTGGCGGCCTCGTACGCCGACCGGGTGATGGTCCTCGCCGACGGCCGGATCGTGCACGACACGCCGCAGCCGGGTGCGCAGCGGATCGCCGAGCAGTTGGCGCTGCTCGGACGCCGTCAGCTCGCCACGCAGGGGAGCTGA
- a CDS encoding ABC transporter permease, producing the protein MLRLAARMLRHRIGSAVATLLALTVGVMILMSMGLLVESGMRYEPTPQRYADADIVVAQREISITGRELDGQTTTTTVPLLAGGTVPVTLAEQFRQVPGVLSIAVDHSLPVVVPTAAGQETVAHGWSSAALTPFRILAGSQPAADDEVAVDNRIATVAGAEVRPGDRIPVLVAGGIREYRVSGVVERAVTGDWPSALFFTDNHAAALSPQPGRAGAIGIIVAPGADSPATVTEVRRLAAEAGAHVYTGTERGKLEQSEALVAREMLIQLGSIFGGYVAGLVMVVVAGTVGLAVRHRRRDLALLRAVAATPGQVRLMILAEVVQLSIISVVLGVPAGLLVTNWVHRQLVTRGFIPDGFPISGGALSAVAVTAATLLVAAAAALLAARRTVRIRPTEALGEVAVESSRNSRIRFVAGLLTLGAGVTLTMLTTAVRGQAAVGAALGMLYVFVLAAALLAPWINRYAARALGPVLRAVWRDSGYLAAANLRANAQGMVTVLTALVLSVGFGGSVWFLQDNLQRQTISQSRDGMLAQQALVSAVGLPETAVADARKVPGVVAATGIRRTEVITRVLGEPQAVGAQGIDIEGVDKTMDLKVTEGSLADLRGATVALSTLQASSQGAKLGDQATMWLGDGTQLTLRVVALYERGLGFGDVTLNRETVSGHTATNLDDQVLIRTEADADLAGLVDSYPGSGLIDTSAVNGQLEKDLALNAWLNKMLIGVMVGYAALAAANTMVMAALARGRELALLRLVGVTTRQVKRMVHAEQVGLLGTSLLVGGIIAAVTLISVVRTLTGQLVPYVPTVGWMSIIGGAALLALATTVLPIGALLRTPPVNGIGIKE; encoded by the coding sequence ATGCTGAGACTGGCCGCACGGATGCTGCGCCACCGGATCGGAAGCGCGGTCGCCACCCTCCTCGCGCTCACCGTCGGCGTCATGATCCTCATGTCGATGGGCCTGCTCGTCGAGTCCGGAATGCGCTACGAACCCACACCCCAGCGGTACGCCGACGCCGACATCGTGGTCGCGCAACGCGAGATCAGCATCACGGGCCGGGAACTCGACGGTCAGACCACCACTACCACTGTGCCGCTGCTGGCAGGCGGAACGGTTCCGGTCACGCTCGCCGAGCAGTTCCGGCAGGTGCCGGGGGTGCTGTCGATCGCCGTCGACCATTCGTTGCCGGTGGTCGTGCCGACTGCGGCGGGGCAGGAGACCGTCGCGCACGGCTGGAGCAGCGCCGCGCTGACGCCGTTCCGGATCCTGGCCGGAAGCCAGCCGGCCGCCGACGACGAGGTCGCCGTCGACAACCGCATCGCTACTGTCGCCGGCGCCGAGGTACGCCCTGGCGACCGGATTCCGGTGCTCGTCGCCGGTGGCATCCGCGAGTACCGGGTCAGTGGCGTCGTGGAACGAGCGGTCACCGGCGACTGGCCGTCCGCGCTCTTCTTCACCGACAACCACGCCGCAGCGCTGAGCCCGCAGCCGGGCCGCGCCGGGGCCATCGGGATCATCGTGGCCCCCGGCGCGGACTCCCCCGCCACGGTCACCGAGGTACGACGGCTGGCCGCCGAAGCCGGGGCGCACGTCTACACCGGCACCGAACGCGGGAAGCTGGAACAGTCCGAAGCCCTTGTGGCACGCGAAATGCTCATCCAGCTCGGCAGCATCTTCGGCGGCTACGTCGCGGGGCTCGTCATGGTCGTCGTCGCCGGAACCGTCGGGCTGGCGGTCCGCCACCGCCGCCGCGACCTCGCCCTGCTGCGGGCGGTCGCGGCGACGCCCGGCCAGGTGAGGCTGATGATCCTCGCGGAGGTCGTACAGCTGAGCATCATCTCGGTGGTGCTGGGCGTGCCGGCCGGACTGCTCGTGACGAACTGGGTGCACAGGCAGTTGGTTACGCGCGGGTTCATTCCGGACGGCTTCCCGATCAGCGGCGGCGCACTCTCCGCAGTGGCGGTGACAGCGGCGACGCTCCTGGTGGCCGCAGCGGCGGCGTTGCTCGCCGCCCGCCGCACGGTGCGCATTCGCCCGACCGAGGCACTCGGCGAGGTCGCCGTGGAGTCGTCCCGCAACAGCCGGATCCGGTTCGTCGCCGGCCTGCTGACGCTCGGCGCCGGCGTCACGCTCACCATGCTCACCACGGCCGTCCGCGGCCAGGCCGCAGTGGGCGCCGCGCTCGGCATGCTGTACGTCTTCGTCCTCGCCGCCGCCCTGCTCGCACCCTGGATCAACAGGTACGCCGCGAGGGCGCTCGGCCCGGTGCTGCGGGCGGTGTGGCGCGACAGCGGATATCTGGCCGCCGCGAACCTGCGGGCGAACGCGCAGGGCATGGTGACCGTGCTGACGGCGCTGGTGCTGTCGGTGGGCTTCGGCGGTTCGGTCTGGTTCCTCCAGGACAACCTGCAACGACAGACGATCAGCCAGAGCCGGGACGGGATGCTCGCCCAACAGGCGTTGGTGTCGGCGGTCGGGCTGCCGGAGACCGCGGTGGCGGACGCCCGCAAGGTGCCCGGCGTCGTCGCCGCGACGGGCATCCGGCGTACCGAGGTCATCACCCGCGTGCTGGGCGAGCCCCAGGCCGTCGGCGCGCAGGGCATCGACATCGAGGGCGTCGACAAGACCATGGACCTCAAGGTCACCGAGGGCAGCCTCGCCGACCTGCGCGGCGCGACAGTGGCGTTGTCGACCCTGCAGGCGTCGTCGCAGGGGGCGAAGCTCGGCGATCAGGCCACGATGTGGCTGGGCGACGGCACCCAGTTGACGTTGCGAGTCGTCGCGCTCTACGAACGCGGGCTCGGCTTCGGCGACGTCACCCTCAACCGGGAGACTGTCAGCGGCCACACCGCGACAAACCTCGACGACCAGGTTCTGATCCGGACCGAGGCCGACGCCGACCTCGCCGGCCTTGTCGACAGTTACCCGGGCAGCGGTCTGATCGATACGAGCGCCGTCAACGGCCAGTTGGAGAAGGACCTGGCGCTCAACGCCTGGCTGAACAAGATGCTCATCGGCGTCATGGTCGGTTATGCCGCCCTGGCAGCCGCCAACACGATGGTGATGGCGGCGCTGGCCCGGGGCCGCGAGCTGGCTCTGCTTCGTCTGGTCGGAGTTACCACGCGCCAGGTCAAGCGGATGGTGCACGCCGAACAGGTTGGTCTGCTCGGCACGTCACTGCTCGTCGGCGGCATCATCGCCGCTGTCACGTTGATCTCGGTGGTCCGGACGCTGACCGGGCAACTGGTGCCCTACGTCCCGACGGTCGGCTGGATGTCGATCATCGGAGGCGCCGCTCTGCTCGCGCTTGCCACCACAGTCCTGCCCATCGGCGCGCTCCTGCGTACGCCTCCGGTGAACGGCATCGGGATCAAGGAGTGA
- a CDS encoding SAM-dependent methyltransferase, which translates to MTRDEAAPPGIDPNIPSVARVYDFFLGGKDNFEADRKVAEHALRITPDGPAAGQANRAFLRRVIRFLVTEAGIDQFLDIGSGLPTQGNVHEVAIEHNPKSRVVYVDNDPIVLAHGRALLAAEGTATVIQADVRSPQQILDDPDVRRFLDFDRPIGLLLFAILHHIGDDEDPRAIAATLIDALPSGSYVAISHFRDPGERDPEGSRKAREVERVFNESLGTGRWRTDEEILAFADGLTVLEPGLVPLAEWRPEPDAAGPNQTDTYHTFVGLLARKP; encoded by the coding sequence GTGACCCGCGATGAGGCGGCACCGCCCGGCATCGACCCGAACATCCCCAGCGTGGCCCGGGTCTATGACTTCTTCCTGGGCGGCAAGGACAACTTCGAGGCCGACCGGAAGGTCGCCGAGCACGCTCTGCGGATCACTCCGGACGGTCCGGCGGCCGGTCAGGCGAACCGGGCCTTCCTGCGTCGGGTGATCCGCTTCCTCGTCACCGAGGCGGGCATCGACCAGTTCCTCGACATCGGATCGGGGCTGCCCACCCAGGGCAACGTCCACGAGGTCGCCATCGAGCACAACCCGAAGTCCCGGGTGGTGTATGTGGACAATGACCCGATCGTCCTGGCGCACGGTCGGGCACTGCTCGCCGCCGAGGGCACCGCGACGGTGATCCAGGCGGACGTCCGGTCGCCACAGCAGATCCTCGACGATCCCGACGTACGGCGGTTCCTCGATTTCGACAGGCCGATCGGCTTGCTGCTCTTCGCGATCCTGCACCACATCGGCGACGACGAGGACCCGCGGGCGATCGCGGCGACGTTGATCGACGCGCTGCCCTCCGGCAGTTACGTGGCGATCTCGCACTTCCGTGACCCTGGTGAGCGCGACCCGGAAGGCTCCCGTAAGGCCCGCGAGGTCGAACGGGTCTTCAACGAGTCGCTGGGCACCGGCCGCTGGCGCACCGACGAGGAGATCCTCGCCTTCGCCGACGGGCTGACCGTGCTGGAGCCGGGGCTTGTGCCGCTGGCCGAGTGGCGTCCGGAGCCGGACGCTGCCGGACCGAACCAGACCGACACCTACCACACCTTCGTCGGCCTCCTGGCCCGCAAGCCGTAG
- a CDS encoding MarR family winged helix-turn-helix transcriptional regulator gives MPDAVDHCELAADRRRGSNFGWSLGMVLRRWHEHVEEALKDLPHGSRGYHILAVVVHEEVPTQGALAARLVIDRSVLTYVIDDLENAGLIERQLDPRDRRARRIVATERGRQALVDAERRVAHVEDHVLGGLPEDQRDAFRDFAERAAEAIHAAAPGTDPCVAVISVLPPAEQPAS, from the coding sequence ATGCCCGACGCCGTTGACCACTGCGAACTGGCAGCCGACCGTCGACGCGGTTCGAACTTCGGCTGGTCCCTCGGGATGGTGCTGCGCCGCTGGCATGAGCACGTCGAGGAGGCGTTGAAGGACCTGCCGCACGGCAGCCGCGGCTACCACATCCTGGCCGTGGTCGTCCACGAAGAGGTGCCCACGCAGGGCGCTCTGGCTGCCCGCCTGGTGATCGACCGCAGCGTCCTGACCTATGTCATCGACGACCTGGAGAACGCTGGTCTCATCGAGCGGCAGTTGGACCCGCGCGACCGACGCGCCCGTCGGATCGTGGCCACCGAACGAGGACGCCAGGCACTCGTCGATGCCGAGCGGCGGGTGGCCCACGTCGAGGACCACGTGCTGGGCGGCCTGCCCGAGGACCAGCGGGACGCCTTCCGCGACTTCGCCGAGCGCGCCGCCGAGGCCATCCACGCCGCCGCACCGGGCACGGACCCCTGCGTGGCGGTGATCAGCGTCCTACCTCCGGCGGAGCAGCCCGCCTCCTGA
- a CDS encoding LLM class flavin-dependent oxidoreductase encodes MPDYGHELLLGTFLTPSARDPDQVMALAELTEAAGLDLATFQDHPYNPDFLDTWTLLSWVAARTERLRVSANVLNLPLRPPAVLARAAASLDRLSHGRFELGLGAGAFWDGIEGMGGRRLTAGQGVAALREAIDVLRGVWEDTSEPLRRDGTYYPVPGMQRGPTPAHDIGIWLGAYQPKMLKLTGQKADGWLPTLEYLRSPDRVTANRLIDEAAVEAGRDPREIRRLLNLFQVSASSHNRGFLQGPPEQWVDQLLPLVLEEGFSSFLIGRDDPRLIQTFGQEIAPALREAVAKERTGHHTEQGPVRSAVALARRQPGVDYDALPESLATKAVEPGDPQYERVRHSYIRQGAPALVIRPASAADVVDAVAYARTQDVPLSVRSGGHGISGRSTNDGGIVIDMSGMNKVEVLDRATRRIRLETGARWGHVAQALAPYGLAMSSGDYGDVGVGGLATTAGIGYLVRRYGLTIDHIVAAEIVTADATLVRADAEHHPDLFWAIRGAGGNFGVVTALELEAYEVGDVVFAQLTVDASDAAGVLRRWGRLVEDAPREISSFLSLFPGRRGNPPMAQVTLVHADDDVEAAQAALGPFLEIGPILDQHAQLAPYPAIVAPPGNQHRGQGLSDTHSGLLHHITPEAADVMAAMIRSGDVMIMQFRSVGGAVNDVDRDATAYPHREQNFAVLAATVADRRSQLDKLWADLRPHLDGMYLSFESDTAPERLLDAWPEPTLSRLRAIKATYDPDNVFNRNFPIPPAPARQTREEADDVV; translated from the coding sequence ATGCCTGATTACGGCCATGAACTTCTGTTAGGGACGTTCCTGACGCCGAGCGCCCGGGATCCCGACCAGGTGATGGCGCTGGCCGAGCTGACCGAGGCGGCAGGGCTGGATCTCGCCACCTTCCAAGACCACCCGTACAACCCGGACTTCCTCGACACCTGGACCCTGCTCAGTTGGGTGGCCGCCCGCACCGAGCGGCTCCGCGTCTCCGCGAACGTCCTGAACCTGCCGCTGCGTCCGCCCGCAGTCCTGGCCCGCGCCGCGGCGAGCCTGGACCGGCTCTCCCACGGCCGGTTCGAACTCGGCCTCGGCGCCGGCGCCTTCTGGGACGGAATCGAAGGCATGGGTGGACGCCGGCTGACCGCCGGCCAGGGCGTCGCGGCGCTGCGCGAGGCGATCGACGTCCTGCGTGGCGTATGGGAAGACACGTCGGAGCCGCTGCGCCGCGACGGGACGTACTATCCGGTCCCCGGCATGCAGCGCGGCCCGACGCCGGCGCACGACATCGGCATCTGGCTCGGCGCCTACCAGCCGAAGATGCTGAAACTGACCGGCCAGAAGGCCGACGGCTGGCTGCCGACACTGGAGTACCTCCGGTCGCCGGACCGGGTCACCGCCAACCGGCTCATCGACGAGGCGGCGGTCGAGGCGGGCCGGGACCCACGCGAGATCCGGCGACTGCTCAACCTGTTCCAGGTCAGCGCGTCGTCGCACAACCGTGGCTTCCTCCAGGGTCCACCCGAGCAGTGGGTCGACCAACTCCTTCCGCTGGTCCTCGAAGAGGGGTTCAGCTCCTTCCTGATCGGCCGCGACGACCCACGACTCATCCAGACCTTCGGGCAGGAGATCGCCCCCGCGCTGCGCGAGGCCGTCGCCAAGGAGCGCACGGGACATCACACCGAACAGGGACCGGTCCGGTCGGCCGTCGCCCTCGCCCGACGCCAGCCCGGCGTCGACTACGACGCACTGCCCGAGTCCCTGGCCACCAAGGCCGTCGAGCCCGGCGATCCGCAGTACGAACGTGTGCGCCACAGCTACATCCGGCAGGGTGCGCCAGCCCTGGTGATCCGCCCGGCCAGCGCCGCCGACGTGGTGGATGCGGTGGCGTACGCGCGGACGCAGGACGTACCGCTGTCGGTGCGCAGCGGCGGCCACGGCATCAGCGGCCGGTCGACGAACGACGGCGGGATCGTGATCGACATGTCGGGGATGAACAAGGTGGAGGTGCTCGACCGGGCCACCCGCCGGATCCGGCTGGAGACGGGTGCCCGCTGGGGGCACGTCGCCCAGGCGCTTGCCCCGTACGGCCTGGCGATGAGCTCGGGTGACTACGGCGACGTCGGCGTCGGCGGCCTCGCGACCACCGCCGGTATCGGATACCTCGTCCGCAGGTACGGGCTGACCATCGACCACATCGTCGCCGCCGAGATCGTCACGGCGGACGCCACACTGGTCCGGGCTGACGCCGAGCACCACCCCGACCTGTTCTGGGCGATCCGCGGCGCCGGCGGCAACTTCGGTGTGGTCACCGCGCTGGAACTGGAGGCGTACGAGGTCGGCGATGTCGTCTTCGCACAGCTCACTGTCGACGCGAGCGACGCCGCCGGCGTGCTCCGTCGCTGGGGGCGGCTCGTCGAGGACGCGCCGCGGGAGATCAGCAGCTTCCTCAGCCTGTTTCCCGGCCGCCGGGGCAACCCGCCGATGGCCCAGGTGACCCTCGTGCACGCCGATGACGACGTCGAAGCGGCGCAGGCCGCCCTGGGTCCGTTCCTGGAGATCGGCCCGATCCTCGACCAGCACGCCCAGCTCGCGCCGTATCCGGCGATCGTCGCGCCGCCCGGCAACCAGCATCGCGGGCAGGGCCTGAGCGACACGCACAGCGGACTGTTGCACCACATCACCCCGGAGGCGGCGGATGTCATGGCGGCAATGATCCGCTCCGGCGACGTGATGATCATGCAGTTCCGGTCCGTGGGCGGCGCCGTCAACGACGTCGACCGGGACGCGACCGCCTATCCGCACCGGGAGCAGAACTTCGCGGTGCTCGCCGCCACCGTCGCGGACCGCAGGTCCCAACTCGACAAGCTCTGGGCCGACCTGCGCCCACACCTCGACGGCATGTACCTCAGCTTCGAGTCCGACACCGCCCCGGAGCGGCTGCTCGACGCCTGGCCCGAGCCCACCCTCAGTCGGCTGCGCGCCATCAAGGCCACGTACGACCCGGACAACGTCTTCAACCGCAACTTCCCGATCCCACCGGCACCCGCACGGCAAACCAGAGAGGAGGCCGACGATGTCGTTTGA